From the Leucoraja erinacea ecotype New England chromosome 4, Leri_hhj_1, whole genome shotgun sequence genome, the window gcggtgtggacttgatgggctgaatggcctaagtctgctcctaggATTTATGGATTGATGAACTTCTAGTCCGCACTGTCCTTACTTACCCAGACCCATCACAGAAGATACTTCGTGAAATTGTCTGATCGTCTTAGAAGTTATGAACTTAAGAAATTAATGCTAACTGTGGCCGAGAATGTAATAGTGTAGATGCAAGGAAACGCCTTCTGAGAATTCTCCTTTAGTATATTCTGTGTGAATAAGATCAGCATGAAAGAGTAAGAAAACTGCACCCGATATGATATGCTCTGGGTGACAAGCAGTTGGCATGAGGGACCCAGGGTCCCTATGTACCCTCGGCGAGAGTCGGTTGGTACAGAGGGGCCCAGTGCCGTCTTCGTATAGCTCACTCGTTTGCAGTTGTATTCAACAGTTTTATTTCGAAGTTGGAGGATTTGGATTATTGGCGTTGGGTAAATGTGCTCAATAACACAAAAGATAGTATGGATTCAGTAGGCATGAATTACTGCTAATACAGTGTTAGTCGCAGGGCTGCACATGAAAgggattgagtgggaaagatagaccagtcatgattgaatggcggagtagactcgataattctgctcctagaatgtatGAGTTTATGGAAGTCTGAACTTTATTTTGGTATGTAATTGCTATGATTAAAAAGTAAACTGTTTTAAGATTTGGAAAATAATATCATTAAGCCATTGAGGACAAAGATACAAGTCCTGTTGCATTTGAACCAAAGTTCACAGAAGAATATTAAACATTAGACGACAACTTTATAACCTACAGCAGTTCACATTCGGATTGCAACGAGATGCGTCTTCATGCAATATTAAAAAGAATAGGTATATTAAAGAAAGTCGAAACGCGCTAAAAGGGAAACGATGCGTTAGATTGCCAGACACTTGGGACTTAACATCAAACTATGTTGACGTTACTTGTCTTTTTATTCCTTCTTTGATTTTGTACCATTCCCTGAAGTTGACATCTTTGTCATCGTGGACAGCTCGACCACTCCGGTAATAGAGTTgaccaaaacagatcaatgtttgCAAGTCATAGTTCCCCAAATGCTTCTTCTCAAATATCAGTTTACTCATATTCTACGCCCCCCCTCCCTTAATAATGAGTTACCCTGTACTATTTAATCGTTTTATTATGATGGCACGTTTGTgttaccccaccctcccccaccccccccccccccccccccccccctcacccctctctctactTAATAATCCCGAAAACGCCCCGATAAGTACTGGTACCAAAGCCAGCGCAATGGAATTTTTAATTTTCCATGTTTATGAGTGGGCTATGACTTTGGTCAGATAAACGATGAGAAAGAGTGTTATATTCCGGGAGGAATATCGCAAGCTGATGACGTCTATTCGTGATACATGGTCTTAACGTGACTTGCACCGTGTCTAAAAAGAAGGAAAGCAGTCTGATTCATGAATAAAAATCCGAGGGCAAGTGTACAAGAAACAATAGTtcaaaaaaaaagataagatgTAGACAAATGTTTACAAAGCCATCTGTTGCTATGTGTATTTCAAACATTGTTTGCAAAGATTTCTGATAATTGCATATATATAATAGCACGGAACGGTGGCAAATTGAACGGCATCAGCATCTCAGCGTCGCCTCAGTCAGTTGCCGTGAGGAAGATTTTATCAGAATCAGGAGTAAACCCGGACCACACCGCGTGCAAGACTCAACCAAACTGCAATAGGTACGTGAGAGGCAGCAAAGTTAGCTTTTCCTCAACCTCTAACTGCCGGGCGCTTCTTTGTGTTATCGCAAGATAGGACATATAAAGaggatttgtttttgtttcttaaAAGGAAAGGCAATGTATAAATAATTCTGTAACTTCTTTCTCTCATCGAGGGTACTCGTCAGTTCATGTCCATTTGCCCATCGCGGGACTGAAACGTGAATTTTGCTCTTGGGTTTTAAACTTTTGATATTCACTTTGCAGATTAAGAATGCCCAACAAAGCGACGATAGCATTCATGGTTGTGTATGGGATCATAATGCATTGCAATGTCTACTGTTCACCTACCGGGATGGATTACCCAGGATTTAGGTAGGAGCTCTGTTTTAGTTATTTAGTGGAGTTCACTTGTTTTTCTGCGCAAGCTTTACTGGTTTGGATCGGTGCCTTGTTTACACTTTATTTTattcccccttctttccccccactTTCCCTTTTAAATTACCGTTTCCAGCGGTGGTAGATgtggaaggttttttttttaacttgttgaCAGCAGCCAGCGATCCCGGGCGCCCCGCTCCGGCGATGCCTCTTGATTATTATCTCCCAATCTTGACGCGCAACGTGGGAGACAGGGAGGGATGAGATATGGGCGAAgagcggagagagggagagagagggagagggagaaagaaagcgAGAGAGGGAGCACTGTAATTAACGAAGGCAGCGAGGTTTAAGGCTGTGTTATGGAGACGCACGGGAAGGTAGATGTGTAATTACAATGAAATAGAAGACTGTAGCCGGAAACCTGGACAACTTAAAGAAAGGAACTGGAATGACTGAAGGGAAGATGTAGAAAACAGACtgacgcatatatatatatgctaaatatatatgtatacgcCGATTGCTTCTTGCAACCACGCCGGGGGACTTGAAGGCAAGCCCTCGTATCAGCTTTTCGCTGAACAGCACGTTTTACCCCAGTAGTTGAATTGTCTCCGTGTCGTGATATTGTTTCGTGTTGGAGAAACTGCTTCAATAGGTCGGTTCTGGGACTGTCTCGGAGGTGGTATGTCACAGCGCGTTTGTTTCGGTATGAATGAAAAGCATGTATCAGGCTGGGCGTCCTTTCATTTCGATTAGTCGGGAGTAACAGGGAGAGATTTGCGCGATTAGCACTGTACAGACACTGGGCAGGAGAGAGGTAGCGCAGATCGGTGAGGATTAACAGGGCGCCACTGCACGGTTCAGCCGGTCGTTGGTTGGCCCGATGGAGTTGATTGCTCGGTAAATTGAATGTAGAGACTTGAACCTAGTGGAAGTCCCGAGAGAGTCGGTGTGAAATCGCGTCAATTACAGGTCAGGGGGCGAGCCGGAGACTTCTGTTGCAAACGGAGAGCTGCCGCATTGGTTCAGGAGCGTTTATTAAATGTGTGAACAACCAGTCTAGCGCTAACCGATGATACACCTGATTTTTCAATCGGCTGTTTCCTGATGAAACCGTCTTCACACGCGGAggtacattttttaaatgtaaaaatgcagcgactgttttttttttaagtttaaaatgtatGCAGGTGGAAATGTTGTTTCTTTCGTAGCACTACACTGGCAAGttggattattaaaaaaaaatgtgaatgcTTGTCGGTATTTAGCTATGTTTCGCGTgacagacacgaaaagctggagtaactcagcgggtcagacagcatctctggaggaaatgaatagacgtttcggttggagacccttcttcagactggccttaCGCGTGTTGAGTTAGCCGGGCCGATTAGGAAATAATCCCATAATGGTTCACGAATTACCAGTAAACCGGCAGGTGCCTAAAACCCAGGCCACTGGTGAAAATGCTGACCCTGTCACCATCCGCGTGTATTTTCTTTAAAACAAATAATGGCGGTTTAACAGTTAAAATATCAAAGCATAAACTCGGAAACGCGTCTGAGGGGGTAGATTAGTACATCGGCCGCGAATATATATCGAATTGCCATATTGCCTAAAGCAAAcgtgatgttttatgttgaatttaTCGCATCTGGAGAATTGTGGGTCTAAAATAAGGAAACGCCCGGTGTTAATAGTCTCCGTGCATCATCTTGCCCTGATAATGCCCTTGGCTATATGCCCTGATATCTCGTTCTATGGCCTTGCGTCAAAATCTGTTTGTTAATCCTCATATGGTACGTTTTGCTACGTCTGCGGCGCCATATAAATATAAGATTGCTCTGTAAAGGCTGGTTCGCACGTTCTTGTTTCGTTCTGGACACCCGGCTATGATCGCCTCAAACTGCAACCATCAGACATGTAGACCAGCAATTGACCGCCAACAGTTACAGCAGTCGCTGGCAGCACAGAGTcatcattttgtttaagaaggaactgcagatgctggaaaatcgaaggtagacagcaatgctggagaaactctgcttcacccgctgagtttctccagcatttttgtctaccttcagagtCATCATTTGTTTCCTTATCGTTATTAATGTAGCGACGCTACAGGGGTAAACTCGAACGCCAAAAATGGGTTTACATTTGTTCTTTTGATAAATATAAACCGATTGAAGTTTTGACGTTTTCCCTTATCACCCCTTCGGGAAAAATAAGTCATGAACATTTTAAACTTAATTTTGCCTCACCAAAGGCGCTGTGGAATAGGCCCATTATATCGTCTGTTTAAATTATTCAAGTCCCGAACAGACCTCGTACTCTCGGGAGAATAAGGCAGTGCACAATATCAGAAAGATTCCTGTAGCGTCCGTAGATTTTCGATTTGCAGGGTTATGAATTAGTTATGGGACTGAAGAACGTCAGTCCAAGTTGGGCACCACTTGTTAGTTTGCTCACGTCTGATGTGGATCCCGCTAGACTCCTACATCAATGCCTTAATCTCAATACTAAGCAGAGCCCGGCTCCGCAGACGAAAAGGAAGTAAATCTTACCCATAGAGAACATGCAAAGCAAATGAATGTTCACCCTGAACCGCTTCCACGCCACTTTACCATTTTGCCAAAGTGTACTAGATCTTAATTCTTTTGATCTTTTGTAGGGACGAAGATGAGGCGTATGATGAAAAGGGAAACTCGCTACCTGATTTGACTTACGAAACTGATCGAAATGGTATCCGAATTCCTTCATCGATGATTAGCGACATGAACACGTTATACTATCTGCCGGAGAAAAGGTGATCTTAATTTACATATACGTGTGCAAATATAATGCCGATCTTCGACGGGCGGTTTTGTGTTGGagtttatatatttatctgtacatttatttatttatcaaaaGCTTACTTTAAAATGCAATTAATTGAAAAGGAAACGACGAAATAATTACAACATCACTTCACGAGTTATATGTCAAGGGGATGTGCAAAACGTGGGCTTCATAAAGTCGCGTGAATATGTTAATCAGTTCAATAATTAGGATGCCAGACCCGTTCATAAAGCTCTGCATTGCCTTGCAATTATCTGAAATATCTGCAATATCAAACGCGTTATCCATCTAAAACATATGAACAAAAACAATGGATTTAGTGACATTATCAGTGGTGGTCGAATCTATGTTAACAAATACTGCAATCTGAAACATTTCATTCTGATTGTGGATCGCTGATGCGCTCTTGCACTTGGTTTTTATGTATCTTAGATCGCAGAGAAACGCTGATGCACACTTTCATCAAGACGCAATCGTCAGAAAGCAAAATAATCAAATGCAGAGCTTCTTTAGATCGCTCATTCCAACAAAGCGCGATGGGTAAGTTTCTAACATTtagaaataatttttttaaatcctcaTTTTCTAAACAAAATCCTTCCTGGATTTTATTTATGTGATATTGTCCAACATACCCATCTaatttattctttttttaaaatattaatttcccTCTACCCTCCTTCCTTTGTTTCCCTCTATGTGTTGAAGCCTTCTTCCgtacctcccaccccaccccaccttgaATAATGCTGTTTACATTTGTCATGAAGAACCGGGAAATCGCTGTTCGTGAACAGATCGCGCCTCGTTCAATCATCAATGTGTATTGTTGGGTAAACTAACCCAACAAGTATCAGCACCTCCAAATTAACGCGCACCACCAAATAAACCGTCACCATTCGTCATTCGAGGAGCGAGTTGGTAaagtcttggttggcatgggtcggGTCGAGTCGGGTGCGGGATGTGTGTTTGAGCCTAAAATGTGCTGTGAGTACACATAGTGTTGGAGTCTTGATTTTATTTTTCGCCTGCAGTGCCGGCGACGTTGAGAAGGACTCGGAACCGCTGTCAAAGCGACATTCCGATGGCATCTTTACCGACAGCTACAGCCGTTACAGGAAACAGATGGCTGTCAAGAAATACCTGGCAGCTGTCTTGGGGAAAAGGTATAAACAACGGGTTAGAAATAAAGGACGCCGGGTATTCTATTTGTAGCGACCAGTGAACACTCACCCTGTGTACACAGCCCTGTCCAAGATTCGGTTCAAATGACTGAATGATCATCGCTCCTCTGTTATTTAAACATGTATTTATGTATGAAGTAAAGCTATTAAAAACGAATATTTTgataaaaatattgttttttgtAAAACACTATAGAACGCACAAATTTACTTTGTGAATGATTCATTTTGGGTTATATATTACAGAGCATATAAAGTGTGCACAAGAACAATATCCATCTGAACGGCTGGTTTTATACGAAATACATAGCTATGTTGGGATATTGCTTCtttatgtgtgtacatatactgtattcaaactaaaattaaaaggaTAGTGTTTTTCATCCACAACAGCCCTGAAGATATTAATATTCTCCAAATTTTCGACGACATATTCTTTGATGCCCTGCTTAGGCTTCTTCAGTTGGTTTATGATATTGATTTGGGAGAATTGCTGCAGCAGATGTCCCTGTCGGTGAGTTCTAGCATAGGCTGCTTACACACGAGACAAATTAAAGGCCACTGGCCCCAATAGCTTCTTAACATTATCTCAATCGACTTCAAACTCACATGTCGCCTTCAGTCACCAGACAAACCAAAAGCAGCACTTGTCAACAGTGAAACCTAGAAACAGATGTTGTGGGAAATACGGGACCTCTGCTGGTCACCTACCCAAATATGATGCACGGCCCTGTTAAAACGTGGTTCCGTCGTTTGTTAATCATTACAGACTGATCATACACAGATGACACAGGATCGAAAAAGTGCACGGGGATACCAGGGTCACGTTTTAACAGTCGCATCATATAAGGTGCTGCGGCCCAAAATTAAACAATGCAGGTAGATTTGGCTGTTTTAAAATCAATAAACATCAACACCACAGCTGAATTTCCCACGAGACCCCTccaaaggaagggagagagattaACTATTGCAGATAACCTCACACGAAGCTTTGgtacaattttattttacataATTAGGGAGTGCTCCTTCCGCAAAAACGTTAAATCTCGACAATCTCATTATAATCGGAAAGGGGAGAGTAATTTAAACGCTTTTCTGCAGGTGAAAGTGCAAAAGAGTATTGGCTTTATCTCAAAATCGGCAACCTAATAAAAAAAAAGCTCTAACTATCTAGTAATCATATCCTGAATGATCAATATAATTACACTTTAGAAAATAGGTTTCACTTTCCCAAGGCGACTAAAACAGGCATGTGAGTTTCAAAAGTTAAACGAGACCCTGGTTCAACGCGAAACGGATTGGCCCGTGTATCTATGAACAGTGTTCATGATTAAATTACAAGTAATATAAACATTACATTTCAGCGGAATCATAAACGTGCTGGTCATGTGTACAAGATTGATTGCTAAAGAAAGTCACCGTAGAAAATGCAAACTTCGCGGTTTTAGTGTATTTTATCATTTATTTTGCAGTAGAAATAAGAACTAAACCAGTCCCAGGAAGGGCAGAAGTATAAAATATCCTtttaggatttaaaaaaatagcaCATAGGCATTTGAATCTACGTCTGCATGAAATCTATCTTATTTTAATTTTGCATTCTCCTCCAGGCAAATTGACCCAGGATGCAGCTTGCGGCTTTGGTGCCTTGTTCGTCATTTAAATCGATATGAATTACAGagggtttattatttttttctttttttcttttttaaaagcGGCCCTACATTGCTGCAACACATCAGCTTACACTTGAGGCTCTTGCCTTCTCGGATCTCGTGGTGTTTTCGTTGCAAGTTGTATTTGAGTCGGTGATTTCTGTACTGCACTAAGTGTGGTGTTCAGCCTGTGAGAACTATTAACTATTCTAGACGTCTTAATAAAATGTTGTGCTTCGTTAATGTTTGCGTGACCAAACGACCTTATGTATAATCATAGGGACACGAGATGCCTTAGTAAACTTTACACAGACTACAGACATTTGATCGACCTTGATTAAACAATAATAGAAACAGCACTTCTGGACATCGTTTTATTTCCGCAGTTGTGAGTTGAGGTATCAAAAGCTGAGGCGTGTAGCTTTAATTTAACAGGGATTCAATCATTAATGTCTATAAAAAAACGTTGTAAAGTTTGAATTAATGTTCTTTCATAAACGTAACATCATCTAATTCTTTCATACGTGATGTGAACGCGTTTGCTATAATAATGCAATgcataatttaaaattaaattgattaTAATAGTTACATATTTTGCGATGGACCCAAATATCTCTAACATCCCACAAAAATGCCCCATATACGCCCGACGTATAGATAAAAGGCCCACGTCAAAGTCTGATATTCTGAAAAGTTAGGTTTGGACTAATCTCAAAATGAAATCTCATACCGCCCAACATTCCACTCATGATCGAAGCACCTTCGTTAAGAAAAATATCGATTTCTAATCGAATCGaccccgcccccgccccgccgCTTCATTCAGTGAAAGTATTGACTTTTCCAAGTGTACTTGCTCTGGTGCACTTTAATCTCTTTTGCCTGAATTCATTTATACTTCCAAGACTGTGTGACTCTTATTTACAATTGTAAATTCTCGAAAATGTGAATTAAACTCTAATTAGTTAATGTCTAACACTCGTTAACCTTATTCGATCCCGATAAAGGACAATGGGCGCCCCAATTTCAGGTTCGTTCTTTAAGCGATCCAGGGAAGCTGTGAGAAATATTTGCCCACATCTAAACCAGAACCACAAGGGactgtattcagtattcagtatttactttaatgtcattttaactgagtacttacatacacagaagaaacgaaaaattgtttctcaatcagttcccctcagtgtagttaataaaacagaataaatacatacagctttaaaattaaaattaacatatctaaaataggcctaaaaattgaaataaaaacagacattcagaccgaacagtggctttgctttgacaggtgcctagctgtcaaagtttgggcgaggttagatgtgttggtgtatgatgtatggggaggggacacagtctgttaaccagtcttattgcctgtgggaagaagctgtggagcatcctgctggttctgcagctgatgctcctgtacctcttcccagatggcagaatggagaagatgtggtgataGGGGcccttaataatggagatggctctgcggatgccaggcttctgatagatctccaacaggaaagggactGCTGGATGTTATACGTTCAATACTTGTTGGTCGCTCTTGTTCTTCCTCCAGCAGCTGTAGACAAAAATACAAAGACAGGTACCATCCCCACTAGCTAATTTACACCAATTCAGGTTCATGGAATTAAACACGGCCACAAAATTCAACTGATACACCAGGATGAATTAGTTGGCCAGTAGACAGATCCATTGACaatctttcctttgaacattaaGGTCTGACAAAATTCTAATCATATACACTGTAACTCTTCCAGAGACAGCTGTCAATAGTTGCACTCTTAACATCTAATAAAAAAGGGACTTTAATGAATCAAATTTGACCTGCTCTACCTTATAAAGGTCTCTCTGAAAGACCTTACAGTTAATGCAAATACTTCAATTTCCCAAGTAGTTACAtaattataaaaaataataatatttgacAATTCTAAAAACATATTTATTCAACAAGTTTAAGACAGCACAGGTTGAGGTGATATAGTTTCCACAACATACTGAT encodes:
- the LOC129696363 gene encoding glucagon family neuropeptides-like; translation: MPNKATIAFMVVYGIIMHCNVYCSPTGMDYPGFRDEDEAYDEKGNSLPDLTYETDRNGIRIPSSMISDMNTLYYLPEKRSQRNADAHFHQDAIVRKQNNQMQSFFRSLIPTKRDGAGDVEKDSEPLSKRHSDGIFTDSYSRYRKQMAVKKYLAAVLGKSPEDINILQIFDDIFFDALLRLLQLVYDIDLGELLQQMSLSAN